From the Phreatobacter oligotrophus genome, one window contains:
- the rplI gene encoding 50S ribosomal protein L9, whose amino-acid sequence MQVILLERVAKLGYMGEVVDVKPGYARNFLLPKGKALRATEANRKKYDAMKAQLEARNLELKKDAEAVAAELDGTSYTLIRQAGETGQLYGSVSARDLSDAITAAGITVSRAMIQLDTPIKAIGLHKVIVSLHPEVEATVTVNVARSAGEAERQAHGEDLTQRADEPTFETFNPEEFGDAEA is encoded by the coding sequence ATGCAGGTCATCCTTCTCGAGCGCGTCGCCAAGCTCGGCTATATGGGCGAAGTCGTCGACGTGAAGCCGGGCTATGCCCGCAACTTCCTGCTGCCCAAGGGCAAGGCGCTGCGCGCCACCGAGGCCAACCGCAAGAAGTACGACGCCATGAAGGCCCAGCTCGAGGCCCGCAACCTCGAGCTCAAGAAGGACGCCGAGGCGGTCGCCGCCGAGCTCGACGGCACCTCCTACACCCTGATCCGCCAGGCTGGCGAAACCGGCCAGCTCTACGGCTCGGTCTCGGCCCGCGACCTGTCGGACGCCATCACCGCCGCCGGCATCACCGTGTCGCGCGCCATGATCCAGCTCGACACCCCGATCAAGGCGATCGGCCTGCACAAGGTCATCGTCTCGCTGCACCCGGAGGTCGAGGCGACCGTCACCGTCAACGTCGCCCGGTCCGCCGGCGAAGCCGAGCGTCAGGCGCATGGTGAGGACCTCACCCAGCGCGCTGACGAGCCGACCT